The Winogradskyella schleiferi genome has a window encoding:
- the rpmA gene encoding 50S ribosomal protein L27: MAHKKGVGSSKNGRESESKRLGVKIFGGQAAIAGNIIIRQRGNTHHPGENVYQGKDHTLHAKVDGLVKFTKKKDNKSYVSIEPFEA, translated from the coding sequence ATGGCTCATAAAAAAGGAGTTGGTAGTTCGAAGAATGGTAGAGAATCAGAATCGAAACGTTTAGGCGTTAAGATTTTTGGTGGACAAGCTGCTATTGCTGGAAACATTATCATAAGACAACGTGGTAACACGCACCATCCAGGTGAAAACGTTTACCAAGGAAAAGACCATACTTTACACGCTAAAGTTGATGGTTTAGTGAAATTTACTAAGAAAAAAGACAACAAGTCTTACGTTTCTATTGAGCCTTTTGAGGCTTAG
- the rplU gene encoding 50S ribosomal protein L21, whose protein sequence is MYAIVEIAGQQFKVAKDQKVFVNRLSTEEGKNVSFDNVLLIGDGDKTTLGAPAIDGAQVSAKVLKHLKGDKVIVFKKKRRKGYRVKNGHRQSLTEIVIESIVASGAKKAAPKKETKKAEPKVEAKADAKPEAKKEAPKAKPVAKKATGKADDLKKIEGAGPKAAEALVNAGYETFEKVANAKAEELSNVLSEASSRLAHIVTDTWPKQAKLAADGKWDELKELQERLDGGIEK, encoded by the coding sequence ATGTACGCAATTGTAGAGATAGCAGGGCAGCAATTTAAAGTTGCAAAAGACCAAAAAGTTTTTGTTAACCGTTTATCTACCGAAGAAGGTAAAAACGTTTCTTTCGATAACGTTCTTTTAATAGGAGATGGTGACAAAACAACTTTAGGCGCCCCAGCTATAGACGGAGCACAAGTAAGTGCAAAAGTCTTAAAGCACCTTAAAGGTGATAAAGTAATAGTTTTCAAAAAGAAAAGACGTAAAGGTTACCGTGTAAAAAATGGACACAGACAATCTTTAACTGAAATCGTAATCGAAAGTATTGTTGCTTCAGGAGCAAAGAAAGCTGCTCCGAAAAAGGAAACTAAAAAAGCTGAACCAAAAGTAGAAGCGAAAGCTGATGCAAAGCCAGAAGCTAAAAAAGAAGCGCCTAAAGCAAAACCAGTTGCTAAAAAAGCAACAGGAAAAGCTGACGATTTAAAGAAAATTGAAGGTGCTGGACCAAAAGCTGCTGAAGCATTGGTAAACGCTGGATACGAAACTTTTGAGAAAGTGGCTAACGCAAAAGCAGAAGAATTAAGCAATGTGCTTTCTGAAGCTAGCTCTAGATTAGCACACATCGTTACCGATACTTGGCCAAAACAAGCTAAATTAGCTGCAGATGGTAAGTGGGACGAATTAAAAGAATTACAAGAAAGATTAGACGGTGGAATTGAAAAGTAA
- a CDS encoding GldM family protein produces MKYLLLLTLVLSSLNVKAQNEFKKTSCDINMSIKDILKEGFQKDCKNLKDKIIVSFKVKVPKQKTVFVKGNLLNDKATDYISNAKVGDKITIFNIKVKNNIPVHPITITIKE; encoded by the coding sequence ATGAAATATCTATTATTACTAACTCTAGTTTTGTCTTCATTGAATGTGAAAGCTCAAAATGAATTCAAGAAAACAAGTTGTGATATAAATATGTCTATAAAAGACATTTTAAAAGAAGGATTTCAAAAAGACTGCAAAAACCTCAAGGACAAAATTATTGTTAGTTTTAAAGTTAAAGTTCCAAAACAAAAAACAGTATTTGTAAAAGGAAATTTACTTAACGACAAAGCAACGGATTATATTTCTAATGCAAAAGTTGGTGACAAAATAACGATATTTAACATTAAGGTGAAAAATAATATACCTGTTCATCCCATAACTATTACAATCAAAGAATAA